From the genome of Anopheles moucheti chromosome 3, idAnoMoucSN_F20_07, whole genome shotgun sequence, one region includes:
- the LOC128300891 gene encoding aldehyde dehydrogenase family 3 member B1 isoform X3, producing MDKPTSALSITEETRLFGEVPQVPQVTLSGTETPLTDIAEEKIPELMVNSNGKHNDQHDNKSSGIGSTTSSAMNVNLSVHKGDGSPRDGQVLDESSHVQQLDSMSTVVIDIEPTAEGGSIVPNNSNMSFSDVVQQLRTTFNTGKTRDVDFRLNQLNALLRCYEENTNEMANVLAADLRKHKQEAHLLEIEFILNDLRNTLFNLREWVKPEKPEKSLVNMMDGVYIYKDPFGVVLVIGAWNYPLQLTLVPVAAAIAAGNCVVIKPSEVASATAKFIEDVLPKYLSQDCYRVVNGGPKETTELLKEKFDYVFYTGSGRVGKIIHQACSENLTPCTLELGGKSPCYLDSTANIAIAARRILWGKFINAGQTCIAPDYVLCSKQVQKQFIEEARKVLKEWYGTNPKDSPDLCRIINQNHFQRLTSLLKGANVAIGGETDLQDRYISPTILIDVKSTDPVMQDEIFGPILPILNVDNAYDAIKFINSREKPLCMYLFTENIKDRDTIIANTTSGSVCVNDTLTHYAVEALPFGGVGPSGMGSYHGKYSFDTFVHKKSCLTKDFNPIGEKLAASRYPPYSDSKLSFLSTLLKKRQGINLHFLPYLLMFGIGVASTLVVSTLLKRRLK from the exons ATGGATAAACCCACCTCCGCTTTGAGTATTACGGAAGAAACGCGTCTCTTTGGTGAAGTCCCACAGGTGCCACAGGTCACACTTTCTGGTACAGAAACACCTCTAACGGACATTGCCGAAGAAAAGATACCGGAGCTGATGGTCAACTCAAACGGAAAGCATAATGATCAGCATGATAACAAAAGTTCCGGCATAGgtagcaccaccagcagcgcCATGAATGTGAACCTGAGCGTACACAAAGGCGATGGTTCACCTCGAGATGGTCAGGTTTTGGACGAATCCAGTCATGTACAGCAACTCGATTCGATGAGCACTGTTGTGATCGATATTGAACCTACAGCTGAAG GAGGATCCATCGTGCCAAATAATTCCAACATGAGTTTTTCAGAC GTCGTTCAGCAGCTTCGAACTACATTCAACACTGGCAAAACGAGAGATGTTGATTTCAG GTTGAATCAACTAAACGCACTGTTGCGATGCTACGAAGAAAACACCAACGAGATGGCGAACGTGCTAGCAGCGGATCTCCGCAAGCACAAGCAGGAAGCACATCTGCTCGAGATTGAATTCATTCTGAACGATCTTCGCAACACGCTGTTCAATCTGCGTGAATGGGTAAAGCCGGAGAAGCCCGAGAAAAGTTTGGTCAATATGATGGACGGTGTGTACATCTACAAAGACCCATTTGGCGTGGTGCTGGTGATCGGTGCCTGGAACTATCCGCTACAGCTTACACTGGTACCGGTAGCTGCGGCGATCGCTGCCGGAAACTGTGTCGTAATTAAACCGAGCGAGGTTGCATCGGCCACGGCTAAATTTATTGAAGATGTACTACCGAAATACTTATCACAG GATTGTTACAGGGTAGTGAACGGTGGACCTAAGGAAACAACCGAGCTGCTAAAGGAAAAGTTCGACTACGTATTCTATACCGGTTCCGGGCGCGTGGGCAAAATCATTCATCAGGCGTGTAGCGAAAACCTGACGCCCTGTACACTGGAGCTCGGTGGCAAAAGCCCTTGCTATCTTGACAGTACGGCCAATATTGCAATCGCTGCACGACGCATCTTGTGGGGCAAGTTTATAAATGCTGGCCAAACGTGTATCGCGCCCGACTACGTACTGTGCAGCAAGCAAGTACAAAAGCAGTTCATTGAGGAGGCCCGTAAAGTGTTGAAAGAGTGGTACGGTACCAATCCGAAGGACAGTCCCGATCTATGCCGCATTATCAACCAGAACCATTTCCA ACGACTTACATCTCTTCTCAAGGGTGCCAATGTGGCTATCGGAGGCGAAACGGATCTGCAAGATCGCTACATTTCGCCAACCATTTTGATCGACGTGAAGTCTACCGATCCCGTGATGCAGGATGAAATTTTTGGCCCTATTCTACCGATTCTGAATGTGGACAATGCATACGATGCTATTAAGTTCATCAACTCGAG AGAAAAACCATTGTGTATGTATCTATTTACTGAGAACATCAAGGATCGCGATACCATCATAGCAAATACTACCAGCGGTAGTGTTTGCGTAAATGATACGTTAACTCACTATGCAG TTGAAGCATTGCCATTCGGTGGTGTTGGCCCTAGTGGTATGGGCTCGTATCATGGCAAGTACTCTTTCGACACATTCGTCCACAAGAAGAGCTGCTTGACGAAAGATTTCAACCCAATCGGCGAAAAATTGGCGGC TTCTCGGTATCCGCCATACTCTGATAGTAAGCTGTCCTTCCTGAGTACCTTGCTGAAGAAGCGTCAGGGAATCAACTTGCACTTTTTGCCATATCTGCTGATGTTCGGTATTGGCGTTGCCTCGACCCTCGTGGTGAGCACCCTTCTGAAG CGACGTTTGAAATAA
- the LOC128300891 gene encoding aldehyde dehydrogenase family 3 member B1 isoform X2 has translation MDKPTSALSITEETRLFGEVPQVPQVTLSGTETPLTDIAEEKIPELMVNSNGKHNDQHDNKSSGIGSTTSSAMNVNLSVHKGDGSPRDGQVLDESSHVQQLDSMSTVVIDIEPTAEGGSIVPNNSNMSFSDVVQQLRTTFNTGKTRDVDFRLNQLNALLRCYEENTNEMANVLAADLRKHKQEAHLLEIEFILNDLRNTLFNLREWVKPEKPEKSLVNMMDGVYIYKDPFGVVLVIGAWNYPLQLTLVPVAAAIAAGNCVVIKPSEVASATAKFIEDVLPKYLSQDCYRVVNGGPKETTELLKEKFDYVFYTGSGRVGKIIHQACSENLTPCTLELGGKSPCYLDSTANIAIAARRILWGKFINAGQTCIAPDYVLCSKQVQKQFIEEARKVLKEWYGTNPKDSPDLCRIINQNHFQRLTSLLKGANVAIGGETDLQDRYISPTILIDVKSTDPVMQDEIFGPILPILNVDNAYDAIKFINSRPPPLVMYIFTLDTKIQDLFVTGTRSGSMCLNDTIMQYAVEALPFGGVGPSGMGSYHGKYSFDTFVHKKSCLTKDFNPIGEKLAASRYPPYSDSKLSFLSTLLKKRQGINLHFLPYLLMFGIGVASTLVVSTLLKRRLK, from the exons ATGGATAAACCCACCTCCGCTTTGAGTATTACGGAAGAAACGCGTCTCTTTGGTGAAGTCCCACAGGTGCCACAGGTCACACTTTCTGGTACAGAAACACCTCTAACGGACATTGCCGAAGAAAAGATACCGGAGCTGATGGTCAACTCAAACGGAAAGCATAATGATCAGCATGATAACAAAAGTTCCGGCATAGgtagcaccaccagcagcgcCATGAATGTGAACCTGAGCGTACACAAAGGCGATGGTTCACCTCGAGATGGTCAGGTTTTGGACGAATCCAGTCATGTACAGCAACTCGATTCGATGAGCACTGTTGTGATCGATATTGAACCTACAGCTGAAG GAGGATCCATCGTGCCAAATAATTCCAACATGAGTTTTTCAGAC GTCGTTCAGCAGCTTCGAACTACATTCAACACTGGCAAAACGAGAGATGTTGATTTCAG GTTGAATCAACTAAACGCACTGTTGCGATGCTACGAAGAAAACACCAACGAGATGGCGAACGTGCTAGCAGCGGATCTCCGCAAGCACAAGCAGGAAGCACATCTGCTCGAGATTGAATTCATTCTGAACGATCTTCGCAACACGCTGTTCAATCTGCGTGAATGGGTAAAGCCGGAGAAGCCCGAGAAAAGTTTGGTCAATATGATGGACGGTGTGTACATCTACAAAGACCCATTTGGCGTGGTGCTGGTGATCGGTGCCTGGAACTATCCGCTACAGCTTACACTGGTACCGGTAGCTGCGGCGATCGCTGCCGGAAACTGTGTCGTAATTAAACCGAGCGAGGTTGCATCGGCCACGGCTAAATTTATTGAAGATGTACTACCGAAATACTTATCACAG GATTGTTACAGGGTAGTGAACGGTGGACCTAAGGAAACAACCGAGCTGCTAAAGGAAAAGTTCGACTACGTATTCTATACCGGTTCCGGGCGCGTGGGCAAAATCATTCATCAGGCGTGTAGCGAAAACCTGACGCCCTGTACACTGGAGCTCGGTGGCAAAAGCCCTTGCTATCTTGACAGTACGGCCAATATTGCAATCGCTGCACGACGCATCTTGTGGGGCAAGTTTATAAATGCTGGCCAAACGTGTATCGCGCCCGACTACGTACTGTGCAGCAAGCAAGTACAAAAGCAGTTCATTGAGGAGGCCCGTAAAGTGTTGAAAGAGTGGTACGGTACCAATCCGAAGGACAGTCCCGATCTATGCCGCATTATCAACCAGAACCATTTCCA ACGACTTACATCTCTTCTCAAGGGTGCCAATGTGGCTATCGGAGGCGAAACGGATCTGCAAGATCGCTACATTTCGCCAACCATTTTGATCGACGTGAAGTCTACCGATCCCGTGATGCAGGATGAAATTTTTGGCCCTATTCTACCGATTCTGAATGTGGACAATGCATACGATGCTATTAAGTTCATCAACTCGAG ACCACCGCCACTGGTAATGTACATCTTTACGCTAGATACCAAAATTCAAGATCTTTTTGTAACCGGAACACGCTCGGGTAGTATGTGTCTGAATGATACGATAATGCAGTACGCCG TTGAAGCATTGCCATTCGGTGGTGTTGGCCCTAGTGGTATGGGCTCGTATCATGGCAAGTACTCTTTCGACACATTCGTCCACAAGAAGAGCTGCTTGACGAAAGATTTCAACCCAATCGGCGAAAAATTGGCGGC TTCTCGGTATCCGCCATACTCTGATAGTAAGCTGTCCTTCCTGAGTACCTTGCTGAAGAAGCGTCAGGGAATCAACTTGCACTTTTTGCCATATCTGCTGATGTTCGGTATTGGCGTTGCCTCGACCCTCGTGGTGAGCACCCTTCTGAAG CGACGTTTGAAATAA
- the LOC128300891 gene encoding aldehyde dehydrogenase family 3 member B1 isoform X4, whose protein sequence is MDKPTSALSITEETRLFGEVPQVPQVTLSGTETPLTDIAEEKIPELMVNSNGKHNDQHDNKSSGIGSTTSSAMNVNLSVHKGDGSPRDGQVLDESSHVQQLDSMSTVVIDIEPTAEGGSIVPNNSNMSFSDVVQQLRTTFNTGKTRDVDFRLNQLNALLRCYEENTNEMANVLAADLRKHKQEAHLLEIEFILNDLRNTLFNLREWVKPEKPEKSLVNMMDGVYIYKDPFGVVLVIGAWNYPLQLTLVPVAAAIAAGNCVVIKPSEVASATAKFIEDVLPKYLSQDCYRVVNGGPKETTELLKEKFDYVFYTGSGRVGKIIHQACSENLTPCTLELGGKSPCYLDSTANIAIAARRILWGKFINAGQTCIAPDYVLCSKQVQKQFIEEARKVLKEWYGTNPKDSPDLCRIINQNHFQRLTSLLKGANVAIGGETDLQDRYISPTILIDVKSTDPVMQDEIFGPILPILNVDNAYDAIKFINSRPPPLVMYIFTLDTKIQDLFVTGTRSGSMCLNDTIMQYAVEALPFGGVGPSGMGSYHGKYSFDTFVHKKSCLTKDFNPIGEKLAASRYPPYSDSKLSFLSTLLKKRQGINLHFLPYLLMFGIGVASTLVVSTLLKEDD, encoded by the exons ATGGATAAACCCACCTCCGCTTTGAGTATTACGGAAGAAACGCGTCTCTTTGGTGAAGTCCCACAGGTGCCACAGGTCACACTTTCTGGTACAGAAACACCTCTAACGGACATTGCCGAAGAAAAGATACCGGAGCTGATGGTCAACTCAAACGGAAAGCATAATGATCAGCATGATAACAAAAGTTCCGGCATAGgtagcaccaccagcagcgcCATGAATGTGAACCTGAGCGTACACAAAGGCGATGGTTCACCTCGAGATGGTCAGGTTTTGGACGAATCCAGTCATGTACAGCAACTCGATTCGATGAGCACTGTTGTGATCGATATTGAACCTACAGCTGAAG GAGGATCCATCGTGCCAAATAATTCCAACATGAGTTTTTCAGAC GTCGTTCAGCAGCTTCGAACTACATTCAACACTGGCAAAACGAGAGATGTTGATTTCAG GTTGAATCAACTAAACGCACTGTTGCGATGCTACGAAGAAAACACCAACGAGATGGCGAACGTGCTAGCAGCGGATCTCCGCAAGCACAAGCAGGAAGCACATCTGCTCGAGATTGAATTCATTCTGAACGATCTTCGCAACACGCTGTTCAATCTGCGTGAATGGGTAAAGCCGGAGAAGCCCGAGAAAAGTTTGGTCAATATGATGGACGGTGTGTACATCTACAAAGACCCATTTGGCGTGGTGCTGGTGATCGGTGCCTGGAACTATCCGCTACAGCTTACACTGGTACCGGTAGCTGCGGCGATCGCTGCCGGAAACTGTGTCGTAATTAAACCGAGCGAGGTTGCATCGGCCACGGCTAAATTTATTGAAGATGTACTACCGAAATACTTATCACAG GATTGTTACAGGGTAGTGAACGGTGGACCTAAGGAAACAACCGAGCTGCTAAAGGAAAAGTTCGACTACGTATTCTATACCGGTTCCGGGCGCGTGGGCAAAATCATTCATCAGGCGTGTAGCGAAAACCTGACGCCCTGTACACTGGAGCTCGGTGGCAAAAGCCCTTGCTATCTTGACAGTACGGCCAATATTGCAATCGCTGCACGACGCATCTTGTGGGGCAAGTTTATAAATGCTGGCCAAACGTGTATCGCGCCCGACTACGTACTGTGCAGCAAGCAAGTACAAAAGCAGTTCATTGAGGAGGCCCGTAAAGTGTTGAAAGAGTGGTACGGTACCAATCCGAAGGACAGTCCCGATCTATGCCGCATTATCAACCAGAACCATTTCCA ACGACTTACATCTCTTCTCAAGGGTGCCAATGTGGCTATCGGAGGCGAAACGGATCTGCAAGATCGCTACATTTCGCCAACCATTTTGATCGACGTGAAGTCTACCGATCCCGTGATGCAGGATGAAATTTTTGGCCCTATTCTACCGATTCTGAATGTGGACAATGCATACGATGCTATTAAGTTCATCAACTCGAG ACCACCGCCACTGGTAATGTACATCTTTACGCTAGATACCAAAATTCAAGATCTTTTTGTAACCGGAACACGCTCGGGTAGTATGTGTCTGAATGATACGATAATGCAGTACGCCG TTGAAGCATTGCCATTCGGTGGTGTTGGCCCTAGTGGTATGGGCTCGTATCATGGCAAGTACTCTTTCGACACATTCGTCCACAAGAAGAGCTGCTTGACGAAAGATTTCAACCCAATCGGCGAAAAATTGGCGGC TTCTCGGTATCCGCCATACTCTGATAGTAAGCTGTCCTTCCTGAGTACCTTGCTGAAGAAGCGTCAGGGAATCAACTTGCACTTTTTGCCATATCTGCTGATGTTCGGTATTGGCGTTGCCTCGACCCTCGTGGTGAGCACCCTTCTGAAG GAAGACGATTAA
- the LOC128300891 gene encoding aldehyde dehydrogenase family 3 member B1 isoform X5, with amino-acid sequence MDKPTSALSITEETRLFGEVPQVPQVTLSGTETPLTDIAEEKIPELMVNSNGKHNDQHDNKSSGIGSTTSSAMNVNLSVHKGDGSPRDGQVLDESSHVQQLDSMSTVVIDIEPTAEGSIVPNNSNMSFSDVVQQLRTTFNTGKTRDVDFRLNQLNALLRCYEENTNEMANVLAADLRKHKQEAHLLEIEFILNDLRNTLFNLREWVKPEKPEKSLVNMMDGVYIYKDPFGVVLVIGAWNYPLQLTLVPVAAAIAAGNCVVIKPSEVASATAKFIEDVLPKYLSQDCYRVVNGGPKETTELLKEKFDYVFYTGSGRVGKIIHQACSENLTPCTLELGGKSPCYLDSTANIAIAARRILWGKFINAGQTCIAPDYVLCSKQVQKQFIEEARKVLKEWYGTNPKDSPDLCRIINQNHFQRLTSLLKGANVAIGGETDLQDRYISPTILIDVKSTDPVMQDEIFGPILPILNVDNAYDAIKFINSSDKPLCLYIFTKNKPDVRTMIENTSSGGVCVNDTLMHCAVEALPFGGVGPSGMGSYHGKYSFDTFVHKKSCLTKDFNPIGEKLAASRYPPYSDSKLSFLSTLLKKRQGINLHFLPYLLMFGIGVASTLVVSTLLKRRLK; translated from the exons ATGGATAAACCCACCTCCGCTTTGAGTATTACGGAAGAAACGCGTCTCTTTGGTGAAGTCCCACAGGTGCCACAGGTCACACTTTCTGGTACAGAAACACCTCTAACGGACATTGCCGAAGAAAAGATACCGGAGCTGATGGTCAACTCAAACGGAAAGCATAATGATCAGCATGATAACAAAAGTTCCGGCATAGgtagcaccaccagcagcgcCATGAATGTGAACCTGAGCGTACACAAAGGCGATGGTTCACCTCGAGATGGTCAGGTTTTGGACGAATCCAGTCATGTACAGCAACTCGATTCGATGAGCACTGTTGTGATCGATATTGAACCTACAGCTGAAG GATCCATCGTGCCAAATAATTCCAACATGAGTTTTTCAGAC GTCGTTCAGCAGCTTCGAACTACATTCAACACTGGCAAAACGAGAGATGTTGATTTCAG GTTGAATCAACTAAACGCACTGTTGCGATGCTACGAAGAAAACACCAACGAGATGGCGAACGTGCTAGCAGCGGATCTCCGCAAGCACAAGCAGGAAGCACATCTGCTCGAGATTGAATTCATTCTGAACGATCTTCGCAACACGCTGTTCAATCTGCGTGAATGGGTAAAGCCGGAGAAGCCCGAGAAAAGTTTGGTCAATATGATGGACGGTGTGTACATCTACAAAGACCCATTTGGCGTGGTGCTGGTGATCGGTGCCTGGAACTATCCGCTACAGCTTACACTGGTACCGGTAGCTGCGGCGATCGCTGCCGGAAACTGTGTCGTAATTAAACCGAGCGAGGTTGCATCGGCCACGGCTAAATTTATTGAAGATGTACTACCGAAATACTTATCACAG GATTGTTACAGGGTAGTGAACGGTGGACCTAAGGAAACAACCGAGCTGCTAAAGGAAAAGTTCGACTACGTATTCTATACCGGTTCCGGGCGCGTGGGCAAAATCATTCATCAGGCGTGTAGCGAAAACCTGACGCCCTGTACACTGGAGCTCGGTGGCAAAAGCCCTTGCTATCTTGACAGTACGGCCAATATTGCAATCGCTGCACGACGCATCTTGTGGGGCAAGTTTATAAATGCTGGCCAAACGTGTATCGCGCCCGACTACGTACTGTGCAGCAAGCAAGTACAAAAGCAGTTCATTGAGGAGGCCCGTAAAGTGTTGAAAGAGTGGTACGGTACCAATCCGAAGGACAGTCCCGATCTATGCCGCATTATCAACCAGAACCATTTCCA ACGACTTACATCTCTTCTCAAGGGTGCCAATGTGGCTATCGGAGGCGAAACGGATCTGCAAGATCGCTACATTTCGCCAACCATTTTGATCGACGTGAAGTCTACCGATCCCGTGATGCAGGATGAAATTTTTGGCCCTATTCTACCGATTCTGAATGTGGACAATGCATACGATGCTATTAAGTTCATCAACTCGAG TGACAAACCTCTCTGCTTGTACATCTTTACCAAGAACAAACCGGACGTACGTACGATGATAGAAAACACCTCCAGCGGAGGAGTTTGCGTAAACGATACTCTTATGCATTGCGCAG TTGAAGCATTGCCATTCGGTGGTGTTGGCCCTAGTGGTATGGGCTCGTATCATGGCAAGTACTCTTTCGACACATTCGTCCACAAGAAGAGCTGCTTGACGAAAGATTTCAACCCAATCGGCGAAAAATTGGCGGC TTCTCGGTATCCGCCATACTCTGATAGTAAGCTGTCCTTCCTGAGTACCTTGCTGAAGAAGCGTCAGGGAATCAACTTGCACTTTTTGCCATATCTGCTGATGTTCGGTATTGGCGTTGCCTCGACCCTCGTGGTGAGCACCCTTCTGAAG CGACGTTTGAAATAA
- the LOC128300891 gene encoding aldehyde dehydrogenase family 3 member B1 isoform X1, whose translation MDKPTSALSITEETRLFGEVPQVPQVTLSGTETPLTDIAEEKIPELMVNSNGKHNDQHDNKSSGIGSTTSSAMNVNLSVHKGDGSPRDGQVLDESSHVQQLDSMSTVVIDIEPTAEGGSIVPNNSNMSFSDVVQQLRTTFNTGKTRDVDFRLNQLNALLRCYEENTNEMANVLAADLRKHKQEAHLLEIEFILNDLRNTLFNLREWVKPEKPEKSLVNMMDGVYIYKDPFGVVLVIGAWNYPLQLTLVPVAAAIAAGNCVVIKPSEVASATAKFIEDVLPKYLSQDCYRVVNGGPKETTELLKEKFDYVFYTGSGRVGKIIHQACSENLTPCTLELGGKSPCYLDSTANIAIAARRILWGKFINAGQTCIAPDYVLCSKQVQKQFIEEARKVLKEWYGTNPKDSPDLCRIINQNHFQRLTSLLKGANVAIGGETDLQDRYISPTILIDVKSTDPVMQDEIFGPILPILNVDNAYDAIKFINSSDKPLCLYIFTKNKPDVRTMIENTSSGGVCVNDTLMHCAVEALPFGGVGPSGMGSYHGKYSFDTFVHKKSCLTKDFNPIGEKLAASRYPPYSDSKLSFLSTLLKKRQGINLHFLPYLLMFGIGVASTLVVSTLLKRRLK comes from the exons ATGGATAAACCCACCTCCGCTTTGAGTATTACGGAAGAAACGCGTCTCTTTGGTGAAGTCCCACAGGTGCCACAGGTCACACTTTCTGGTACAGAAACACCTCTAACGGACATTGCCGAAGAAAAGATACCGGAGCTGATGGTCAACTCAAACGGAAAGCATAATGATCAGCATGATAACAAAAGTTCCGGCATAGgtagcaccaccagcagcgcCATGAATGTGAACCTGAGCGTACACAAAGGCGATGGTTCACCTCGAGATGGTCAGGTTTTGGACGAATCCAGTCATGTACAGCAACTCGATTCGATGAGCACTGTTGTGATCGATATTGAACCTACAGCTGAAG GAGGATCCATCGTGCCAAATAATTCCAACATGAGTTTTTCAGAC GTCGTTCAGCAGCTTCGAACTACATTCAACACTGGCAAAACGAGAGATGTTGATTTCAG GTTGAATCAACTAAACGCACTGTTGCGATGCTACGAAGAAAACACCAACGAGATGGCGAACGTGCTAGCAGCGGATCTCCGCAAGCACAAGCAGGAAGCACATCTGCTCGAGATTGAATTCATTCTGAACGATCTTCGCAACACGCTGTTCAATCTGCGTGAATGGGTAAAGCCGGAGAAGCCCGAGAAAAGTTTGGTCAATATGATGGACGGTGTGTACATCTACAAAGACCCATTTGGCGTGGTGCTGGTGATCGGTGCCTGGAACTATCCGCTACAGCTTACACTGGTACCGGTAGCTGCGGCGATCGCTGCCGGAAACTGTGTCGTAATTAAACCGAGCGAGGTTGCATCGGCCACGGCTAAATTTATTGAAGATGTACTACCGAAATACTTATCACAG GATTGTTACAGGGTAGTGAACGGTGGACCTAAGGAAACAACCGAGCTGCTAAAGGAAAAGTTCGACTACGTATTCTATACCGGTTCCGGGCGCGTGGGCAAAATCATTCATCAGGCGTGTAGCGAAAACCTGACGCCCTGTACACTGGAGCTCGGTGGCAAAAGCCCTTGCTATCTTGACAGTACGGCCAATATTGCAATCGCTGCACGACGCATCTTGTGGGGCAAGTTTATAAATGCTGGCCAAACGTGTATCGCGCCCGACTACGTACTGTGCAGCAAGCAAGTACAAAAGCAGTTCATTGAGGAGGCCCGTAAAGTGTTGAAAGAGTGGTACGGTACCAATCCGAAGGACAGTCCCGATCTATGCCGCATTATCAACCAGAACCATTTCCA ACGACTTACATCTCTTCTCAAGGGTGCCAATGTGGCTATCGGAGGCGAAACGGATCTGCAAGATCGCTACATTTCGCCAACCATTTTGATCGACGTGAAGTCTACCGATCCCGTGATGCAGGATGAAATTTTTGGCCCTATTCTACCGATTCTGAATGTGGACAATGCATACGATGCTATTAAGTTCATCAACTCGAG TGACAAACCTCTCTGCTTGTACATCTTTACCAAGAACAAACCGGACGTACGTACGATGATAGAAAACACCTCCAGCGGAGGAGTTTGCGTAAACGATACTCTTATGCATTGCGCAG TTGAAGCATTGCCATTCGGTGGTGTTGGCCCTAGTGGTATGGGCTCGTATCATGGCAAGTACTCTTTCGACACATTCGTCCACAAGAAGAGCTGCTTGACGAAAGATTTCAACCCAATCGGCGAAAAATTGGCGGC TTCTCGGTATCCGCCATACTCTGATAGTAAGCTGTCCTTCCTGAGTACCTTGCTGAAGAAGCGTCAGGGAATCAACTTGCACTTTTTGCCATATCTGCTGATGTTCGGTATTGGCGTTGCCTCGACCCTCGTGGTGAGCACCCTTCTGAAG CGACGTTTGAAATAA
- the LOC128300891 gene encoding aldehyde dehydrogenase family 3 member B1 isoform X6, producing the protein MSFSDVVQQLRTTFNTGKTRDVDFRLNQLNALLRCYEENTNEMANVLAADLRKHKQEAHLLEIEFILNDLRNTLFNLREWVKPEKPEKSLVNMMDGVYIYKDPFGVVLVIGAWNYPLQLTLVPVAAAIAAGNCVVIKPSEVASATAKFIEDVLPKYLSQDCYRVVNGGPKETTELLKEKFDYVFYTGSGRVGKIIHQACSENLTPCTLELGGKSPCYLDSTANIAIAARRILWGKFINAGQTCIAPDYVLCSKQVQKQFIEEARKVLKEWYGTNPKDSPDLCRIINQNHFQRLTSLLKGANVAIGGETDLQDRYISPTILIDVKSTDPVMQDEIFGPILPILNVDNAYDAIKFINSRPPPLVMYIFTLDTKIQDLFVTGTRSGSMCLNDTIMQYAVEALPFGGVGPSGMGSYHGKYSFDTFVHKKSCLTKDFNPIGEKLAASRYPPYSDSKLSFLSTLLKKRQGINLHFLPYLLMFGIGVASTLVVSTLLKRRLK; encoded by the exons ATGAGTTTTTCAGAC GTCGTTCAGCAGCTTCGAACTACATTCAACACTGGCAAAACGAGAGATGTTGATTTCAG GTTGAATCAACTAAACGCACTGTTGCGATGCTACGAAGAAAACACCAACGAGATGGCGAACGTGCTAGCAGCGGATCTCCGCAAGCACAAGCAGGAAGCACATCTGCTCGAGATTGAATTCATTCTGAACGATCTTCGCAACACGCTGTTCAATCTGCGTGAATGGGTAAAGCCGGAGAAGCCCGAGAAAAGTTTGGTCAATATGATGGACGGTGTGTACATCTACAAAGACCCATTTGGCGTGGTGCTGGTGATCGGTGCCTGGAACTATCCGCTACAGCTTACACTGGTACCGGTAGCTGCGGCGATCGCTGCCGGAAACTGTGTCGTAATTAAACCGAGCGAGGTTGCATCGGCCACGGCTAAATTTATTGAAGATGTACTACCGAAATACTTATCACAG GATTGTTACAGGGTAGTGAACGGTGGACCTAAGGAAACAACCGAGCTGCTAAAGGAAAAGTTCGACTACGTATTCTATACCGGTTCCGGGCGCGTGGGCAAAATCATTCATCAGGCGTGTAGCGAAAACCTGACGCCCTGTACACTGGAGCTCGGTGGCAAAAGCCCTTGCTATCTTGACAGTACGGCCAATATTGCAATCGCTGCACGACGCATCTTGTGGGGCAAGTTTATAAATGCTGGCCAAACGTGTATCGCGCCCGACTACGTACTGTGCAGCAAGCAAGTACAAAAGCAGTTCATTGAGGAGGCCCGTAAAGTGTTGAAAGAGTGGTACGGTACCAATCCGAAGGACAGTCCCGATCTATGCCGCATTATCAACCAGAACCATTTCCA ACGACTTACATCTCTTCTCAAGGGTGCCAATGTGGCTATCGGAGGCGAAACGGATCTGCAAGATCGCTACATTTCGCCAACCATTTTGATCGACGTGAAGTCTACCGATCCCGTGATGCAGGATGAAATTTTTGGCCCTATTCTACCGATTCTGAATGTGGACAATGCATACGATGCTATTAAGTTCATCAACTCGAG ACCACCGCCACTGGTAATGTACATCTTTACGCTAGATACCAAAATTCAAGATCTTTTTGTAACCGGAACACGCTCGGGTAGTATGTGTCTGAATGATACGATAATGCAGTACGCCG TTGAAGCATTGCCATTCGGTGGTGTTGGCCCTAGTGGTATGGGCTCGTATCATGGCAAGTACTCTTTCGACACATTCGTCCACAAGAAGAGCTGCTTGACGAAAGATTTCAACCCAATCGGCGAAAAATTGGCGGC TTCTCGGTATCCGCCATACTCTGATAGTAAGCTGTCCTTCCTGAGTACCTTGCTGAAGAAGCGTCAGGGAATCAACTTGCACTTTTTGCCATATCTGCTGATGTTCGGTATTGGCGTTGCCTCGACCCTCGTGGTGAGCACCCTTCTGAAG CGACGTTTGAAATAA